A stretch of the Malus sylvestris chromosome 10, drMalSylv7.2, whole genome shotgun sequence genome encodes the following:
- the LOC126587016 gene encoding uncharacterized protein LOC126587016, which translates to MDVMIRKSYGGYSKLDKEDPEDVNHRRAQFLIYKVLLQAEMRRRPSNLRIRIRKLKVKIGRRLKKLRKSMLLGISAARVCVYKRVFNQLKTCMTLFGRGDQGTVNATLPVLLT; encoded by the coding sequence ATGGATGTGATGATCAGAAAGTCGTACGGCGGCTACTCGAAGTTGGACAAGGAAGATCCTGAAGATGTAAATCATCGACGGGCGCAGTTCCTGATCTACAAAGTGTTGCTGCAAGCAGAAATGCGGCGAAGGCCTTCGAATTTGAGGATTCGGATACGTAAACTGAAGGTGAAGATTGGGAGGAGATTAAAGAAGTTGAGGAAGAGCATGCTTCTAGGTATATCTGCCGCCAGGGTTTGTGTTTATAAGCGAGTTTTTAATCAACTAAAAACTTGCATGACCTTGTTTGGCCGCGGAGATCAGGGAACTGTCAATGCAACTCTTCCAGTTTTGCTTACCTGA